Proteins encoded within one genomic window of Sulfurovum sp. XGS-02:
- a CDS encoding O-antigen polymerase, with protein MIEVTMLFIVEFSIFLSIYLYIFKNNIKNNLPLFYIITIMFAFMFLGPLYGYVNNIKSLFGNYLWDYYDDVLVYYILGISMFFIGYILSIKNTKKNKKINISLLKNIDKNFIRFGMLIGVLGYILWAVTSGRSIYNIFLLDYFGASNNLDNFMNIEKGNNYLRQMVEIFIPILTLSFFSNMKKKEIAIWTLIALIIYISQGFRYRIILLISAYTFIYIFFYVKSYKKFFMSTGLLLILTLYTVTQLTYYRWEIRANILGQEAKRVSSDYANETVLSTFGHYTRNYMPFASLVKYMEKNDIEYGYGETMFGHIFVRMLPSFFFPDGKPFPPAVKVSAESWESAEGKFAGEAYAATGGVYYEFGVIGIILFYIVIGYLIGILTKKIKKAKNSVHLAFYLTIIVSFFQLLTRGYLPGYVISFGYMLLPFIYIKFFKSALWNSKNV; from the coding sequence ATGATTGAAGTAACTATGTTGTTTATCGTGGAATTTAGCATATTCCTATCAATATATTTATATATATTTAAAAATAATATAAAGAATAATTTGCCCCTTTTTTATATTATTACAATTATGTTTGCATTCATGTTTTTGGGCCCATTGTATGGTTATGTTAATAATATCAAATCATTATTTGGAAATTATTTATGGGATTATTATGATGATGTTCTTGTTTATTATATTTTAGGTATTAGTATGTTTTTTATTGGTTATATTTTATCAATAAAAAATACTAAAAAAAATAAAAAAATAAATATTAGTCTTTTGAAAAATATTGATAAAAACTTTATTAGATTTGGTATGCTAATTGGAGTTTTAGGTTATATACTTTGGGCAGTAACCTCTGGACGTTCTATTTATAATATATTTTTATTAGACTATTTTGGTGCAAGTAATAATCTAGATAACTTTATGAATATTGAAAAAGGGAATAATTATTTACGCCAAATGGTTGAGATATTTATTCCGATTCTAACTCTTTCTTTTTTTTCCAATATGAAAAAAAAGGAAATTGCAATTTGGACTTTGATTGCATTGATTATATATATATCACAAGGATTTAGATATAGAATTATTTTATTAATATCTGCGTATACATTTATTTATATATTTTTTTATGTTAAGTCATATAAGAAATTCTTTATGAGTACAGGGTTATTACTTATATTAACTTTATATACTGTGACACAATTAACATATTATAGATGGGAGATCCGTGCAAATATTCTTGGACAGGAAGCAAAACGAGTATCCTCTGATTATGCTAATGAAACAGTTTTAAGTACGTTTGGCCATTATACAAGGAACTATATGCCTTTTGCATCATTAGTAAAATATATGGAAAAAAATGATATTGAATATGGTTATGGAGAAACAATGTTTGGACATATTTTTGTTAGAATGCTTCCAAGTTTTTTCTTTCCAGATGGAAAACCGTTCCCCCCAGCTGTTAAAGTATCTGCAGAATCTTGGGAAAGTGCTGAAGGTAAGTTTGCAGGTGAAGCATATGCAGCAACTGGAGGTGTTTATTATGAATTTGGAGTAATTGGTATTATTCTTTTTTATATAGTGATTGGTTATTTAATTGGGATTTTGACTAAAAAGATAAAAAAAGCAAAAAATTCAGTTCATTTAGCATTTTATCTTACAATTATAGTTTCATTCTTTCAACTTTTAACTCGTGGATATTTACCAGGGTATGTAATTTCGTTTGGTTATATGTTACTACCTTTTATTTATATAAAATTTTTTAAATCTGCACTTTGGAACTCTAAAAATGTCTAG
- a CDS encoding acyltransferase, producing the protein MNIAPVLSNYLNFLRWIAAFLVVIGHLRSLIYPEYSQVINPSFLETIFYFITGLGHEAVIIFFVLSGYLVGGEFISMHKCKKQFYIYFIKRFSRIFTVFLPAIVIGGILDYIGITYLNTNGIYSNMYHFSAMNYSVIDRLSINTLIFNILMMQTSLSNTFGSNGPLWSLANEWWYYMLLPALYIIFNKNKIFLKATLFIVVLIMIFILNNNLLIYFSTWLLGALVFLFKKKFHFPFIIYISILLFLVSFIVSRINLFDSQFLHDLIISLSLAFLINNLAFINNTRIFFSKINSNLAKFSYSLYLFHFPLIVFVLAYSKETINHKLPLFICAIIITYLFSFIMYILFEKKTFLIKSKLYTFFNLTKEK; encoded by the coding sequence ATGAATATTGCACCAGTGTTATCGAATTATCTAAATTTTTTGAGATGGATAGCAGCATTTTTAGTTGTTATTGGTCATTTAAGAAGTTTGATATATCCTGAATATTCACAAGTTATCAATCCATCTTTTTTAGAAACAATATTCTATTTTATTACAGGTTTAGGACATGAGGCAGTAATTATTTTTTTTGTACTTAGTGGATATTTAGTAGGTGGAGAATTTATAAGTATGCATAAGTGTAAGAAACAATTTTATATATATTTTATTAAAAGGTTTAGTAGAATTTTTACTGTGTTTCTCCCTGCAATAGTTATTGGAGGGATATTAGATTATATTGGTATAACTTATTTGAATACAAATGGTATTTATAGTAACATGTATCATTTTTCCGCTATGAATTATAGTGTGATAGATAGATTATCTATAAATACGTTAATTTTTAATATATTAATGATGCAAACATCACTGTCTAATACATTTGGTAGCAATGGTCCACTTTGGAGTTTAGCCAATGAATGGTGGTATTATATGCTATTGCCCGCACTTTATATAATATTTAATAAAAATAAAATTTTTCTAAAAGCAACATTATTTATAGTTGTTCTTATAATGATATTTATTTTAAATAACAATTTATTAATTTATTTTTCAACTTGGTTATTAGGGGCACTAGTATTTCTTTTTAAAAAAAAGTTTCATTTTCCTTTTATTATATATATTAGTATCTTATTGTTTTTAGTTTCATTTATAGTTTCAAGAATAAATTTATTTGATAGCCAGTTCTTACATGATTTAATAATTTCATTAAGTTTGGCATTCCTAATAAATAATTTAGCATTTATTAATAATACTAGAATATTTTTTTCTAAAATAAATAGTAATTTAGCAAAATTTTCATATTCATTATATCTTTTTCATTTTCCACTTATAGTATTTGTTCTTGCTTATTCAAAAGAAACTATTAATCATAAATTACCATTATTTATATGCGCTATAATAATTACATATTTATTTTCATTCATTATGTATATACTTTTTGAAAAGAAAACGTTTTTAATAAAATCTAAACTTTATACTTTTTTTAATCTTACAAAGGAAAAATAA
- the wecC gene encoding UDP-N-acetyl-D-mannosamine dehydrogenase has translation MHSEKKICVIGLGYIGLPTAALLANRSYDVHGVDVVQSTVDIINRGEIHIVEPELDTFVHAAVNSGKLKADLEPTEADVFIIAVPTPFHEGYVPNIDYVISATEAIASFVKEGNIVILESTSPVGTTDKVAEALASHGIDTNKVHVAHCPERVLPGHIMRELVENDRIVGGITPEATKATAEFYKTFVEGEVLETDAKTAEMAKLTENSFRDTNIAFANELSILCDKFDIDVWELIALANRHPRVNILQPGAGVGGHCIAVDPWFIVHAGGEDAKMIRTAREVNTYKTEWVIEKIKNAALKFENVNGRKAKVACMGLAFKPDIDDLRESPALYITRRLIADGLNVLAVEPNIENFKEFEIFDYQEAVEKADIISFLVAHKEFKSLDIETNLDFCGI, from the coding sequence ATGCATAGTGAAAAAAAGATTTGTGTCATAGGTCTAGGCTACATCGGGTTACCTACTGCGGCACTACTTGCGAACCGTAGTTATGACGTACATGGTGTAGATGTGGTACAGAGTACAGTAGACATTATCAATCGTGGGGAGATCCACATTGTTGAGCCGGAGTTAGATACTTTTGTTCATGCCGCGGTCAACAGTGGTAAGTTAAAAGCTGACCTAGAACCGACTGAAGCTGATGTCTTCATCATTGCTGTTCCTACTCCATTTCATGAAGGGTATGTTCCTAACATAGACTATGTCATTTCTGCAACTGAAGCGATAGCATCTTTTGTAAAAGAAGGGAACATTGTCATTTTGGAGTCTACTTCACCAGTGGGCACGACAGATAAGGTGGCAGAAGCGTTGGCATCACATGGGATTGATACAAACAAGGTGCATGTAGCACACTGTCCTGAGCGTGTTCTACCTGGACACATCATGCGTGAGTTGGTAGAGAATGACCGTATAGTAGGAGGGATTACCCCTGAAGCGACCAAGGCAACGGCAGAGTTTTACAAAACATTTGTAGAAGGTGAGGTACTTGAAACAGATGCGAAAACTGCAGAGATGGCGAAACTGACGGAAAACAGTTTTAGAGATACCAACATCGCTTTTGCCAATGAGCTTTCCATCCTTTGTGACAAGTTCGACATTGATGTATGGGAACTCATCGCCCTTGCTAACAGGCACCCAAGAGTAAATATCTTGCAACCGGGTGCTGGTGTAGGTGGACACTGCATCGCAGTAGATCCATGGTTCATCGTCCATGCAGGTGGTGAAGATGCTAAAATGATAAGAACTGCCAGAGAGGTAAATACCTACAAAACTGAATGGGTAATAGAGAAGATCAAAAATGCTGCACTTAAGTTTGAAAATGTAAATGGTAGAAAAGCAAAGGTCGCTTGTATGGGATTGGCATTTAAGCCAGACATCGATGATCTGAGAGAATCACCGGCATTATACATCACAAGACGTCTGATAGCAGATGGATTGAATGTATTAGCAGTAGAACCAAATATTGAGAATTTTAAAGAGTTTGAGATTTTTGATTATCAAGAAGCTGTAGAAAAAGCAGATATTATTTCCTTCCTTGTCGCACACAAAGAGTTTAAAAGTTTGGATATTGAAACAAATTTAGATTTTTGTGGGATATAG
- the galU gene encoding UTP--glucose-1-phosphate uridylyltransferase GalU produces MGEKNLKIKKCLFPAAGYGTRFLPATKATPKEMLPVLTKPLIQYGVEEALEAGLNTMAIITGRGKRAIEDHFDISYELEQQIKGTSKEPLLDEIRSLISQCTFSYTRQVEMKGLGHAILTGETLIGNEPFAVILADDLCTNGDDGVLNQMIEVYEKYQCSIIAIEEVPKEETYKYGVIAGKLVDNTDDTYRVTDMVEKPDPKDAPTNMAIIGRYILTPDIFDILRETKPGKNGEVQITDALLEQAKQGKVIAYKFKGQRFDCGSVDGFVEATNYFYEKIQG; encoded by the coding sequence ATGGGAGAAAAAAATTTGAAAATCAAAAAATGTCTATTTCCGGCTGCAGGATACGGTACCCGTTTCCTTCCGGCAACAAAAGCTACACCTAAAGAGATGCTACCGGTCCTTACTAAACCACTCATCCAGTATGGGGTAGAAGAGGCACTGGAAGCAGGTCTCAACACGATGGCGATTATTACAGGGCGCGGTAAACGTGCGATAGAAGACCATTTTGACATTTCGTATGAACTTGAGCAGCAGATCAAAGGTACGAGCAAAGAGCCTCTCTTAGATGAGATCCGTTCTCTCATCAGCCAATGTACCTTCTCTTACACAAGACAAGTAGAGATGAAAGGTCTGGGACATGCTATCCTTACAGGAGAAACACTTATAGGAAATGAGCCATTTGCCGTTATTTTGGCGGATGATCTCTGTACCAATGGGGATGATGGTGTACTTAATCAAATGATAGAAGTGTATGAAAAATACCAATGCTCCATCATCGCCATTGAAGAAGTGCCTAAGGAAGAGACATATAAGTATGGTGTGATAGCCGGAAAACTGGTTGACAATACAGATGATACCTACAGAGTAACAGACATGGTAGAAAAACCGGACCCAAAAGACGCACCGACCAACATGGCTATCATCGGACGATACATCCTTACACCGGATATCTTTGATATACTTAGAGAAACAAAACCGGGTAAAAATGGAGAAGTTCAGATCACAGATGCACTTTTAGAACAAGCCAAACAAGGTAAAGTGATCGCTTATAAATTTAAGGGTCAACGTTTTGACTGTGGTTCTGTGGATGGGTTTGTGGAAGCGACGAATTATTTTTATGAAAAAATACAAGGGTAG
- the galE gene encoding UDP-glucose 4-epimerase GalE produces the protein MKILVTGGAGYIGSHVVKLLLENSDHQITILDNLVTGFQKTIDTLMVIAKENGVDLNFIKEDLSDFHKVEKIMHENKFDAIIHFAASLVVPESVENPLKYYLNNTANTANLIKYATQNRVKKFIFSSTAATYGEPDSSVVNLETGLKESDPTDPINPYGMSKLMSERVLKDTAFARDDFKYAALRYFNVAGSDPDGRIGQSTENATLLIKVAAETATGKREKMYIFGDDYPTPDGTGIRDYIHVVDLAQAHIEALEYLEEYESDVFNVGYSRGFSVKEVIDTMKKVSGVDFTVELKERRAGDPAILISDNTKIKNAMHWEPRYDDLEVICQTTLEWEKKI, from the coding sequence ATGAAAATTCTTGTTACAGGTGGAGCAGGGTACATCGGTAGCCATGTGGTTAAGTTACTGCTTGAAAACAGTGATCATCAAATTACCATTCTTGATAACCTAGTTACAGGATTTCAAAAGACGATCGATACCTTAATGGTCATCGCAAAAGAAAATGGTGTAGACTTGAATTTCATCAAAGAAGATCTTTCTGATTTTCACAAGGTCGAAAAGATCATGCATGAAAATAAGTTTGATGCCATTATCCATTTTGCTGCTTCTCTTGTGGTACCGGAAAGCGTTGAGAACCCTTTAAAATATTATCTTAACAATACTGCCAATACAGCTAACCTTATAAAATATGCTACCCAAAACAGGGTCAAGAAATTTATATTCTCCTCCACGGCAGCTACATATGGGGAACCTGATTCAAGTGTTGTCAACTTGGAGACAGGCCTTAAAGAGAGTGACCCTACAGACCCTATCAACCCTTACGGGATGAGCAAGCTCATGAGTGAAAGAGTACTGAAAGATACGGCTTTTGCCCGTGATGATTTCAAGTATGCTGCACTGCGTTACTTTAATGTAGCGGGTTCTGACCCTGACGGGCGTATCGGTCAGTCCACTGAGAATGCTACACTGCTCATCAAAGTAGCGGCAGAAACAGCCACTGGTAAACGTGAAAAGATGTATATCTTCGGAGATGATTATCCTACTCCTGATGGTACGGGTATCCGAGACTATATACATGTCGTAGATCTGGCTCAGGCACATATAGAGGCTTTAGAGTATCTTGAAGAGTATGAAAGCGATGTGTTCAATGTAGGGTACAGTCGAGGTTTCTCGGTTAAAGAGGTCATTGATACGATGAAAAAAGTCTCCGGTGTTGATTTTACGGTTGAACTAAAAGAGCGACGTGCAGGTGACCCGGCTATCCTTATCTCTGATAATACAAAAATAAAAAATGCCATGCACTGGGAACCGCGCTATGATGATCTGGAAGTCATCTGTCAAACAACATTAGAATGGGAGAAAAAAATTTGA
- a CDS encoding nucleotide sugar dehydrogenase has protein sequence MPHKIAVIGLGYVGLPLAHAFSEKYEVVGFDIAQWRIDELNSGVDRTLELSETQVKEALGHGMSFTANLDDIADCNVYIVTVPTPIDSSNRPDLTPLIKSSESVGKVLKKDDIVIYESTVYPGVTEEVCVPVLEKMSGLKFNDDFFAGYSPERINPGDKEHTVTKILKVTAGSTPEIAKVVDDLYKSIITAGTHLASSIKVAEASKVIENTQRDVNIALINELALIFDTMGIDTTEVINAAATKWNFIKLAPGLVGGHCIGVDPYYLTHKAQELGYKPNLILGARQINNGMSKYIAERTIKEMIAHDKKIKGANVLVLGLTFKEDCPDTRNSKVFDIIDEMVDYGCAVDAYDPWIEEKDVDQKNYAFISDPIKENKKYDAIIVAVGHKEFKALEHSKLEQVSAGEPVLIDIKGIIDNPTWRL, from the coding sequence ATGCCCCATAAGATAGCTGTGATCGGACTTGGATATGTAGGTTTGCCTTTGGCACATGCATTTTCGGAGAAATATGAAGTTGTAGGATTTGACATTGCGCAGTGGAGGATCGATGAGCTTAACTCTGGAGTGGACCGTACGCTTGAACTGAGTGAAACACAAGTGAAAGAAGCTTTGGGACACGGTATGTCATTTACTGCTAATCTTGATGATATTGCTGATTGTAATGTTTATATAGTGACTGTTCCTACACCTATCGACAGTTCAAATCGTCCTGATCTTACACCACTTATTAAATCTTCCGAGTCTGTGGGGAAAGTGTTAAAAAAAGATGATATTGTTATTTATGAGTCTACAGTGTATCCTGGAGTCACTGAAGAGGTGTGTGTACCTGTCCTTGAAAAGATGAGTGGCTTGAAGTTCAATGATGATTTCTTTGCAGGTTACTCTCCAGAGCGTATCAACCCAGGAGATAAAGAGCACACAGTGACTAAGATCCTCAAGGTCACTGCTGGTTCTACACCTGAGATCGCAAAAGTGGTGGATGATCTTTATAAAAGCATCATCACAGCAGGGACGCACTTGGCATCATCTATCAAAGTAGCTGAAGCCTCAAAGGTCATTGAAAACACCCAAAGAGATGTAAACATTGCATTGATCAATGAGCTTGCTCTCATCTTTGACACGATGGGGATAGATACGACTGAAGTCATTAATGCTGCTGCAACAAAATGGAACTTCATCAAGCTTGCTCCTGGTTTGGTTGGCGGGCACTGCATCGGTGTTGATCCTTACTATTTAACGCATAAAGCACAAGAGCTTGGCTATAAACCAAACCTTATTCTTGGCGCACGTCAGATCAACAATGGTATGAGTAAGTATATAGCTGAACGTACGATCAAAGAGATGATCGCACATGATAAGAAAATTAAAGGTGCTAATGTACTAGTGCTTGGTTTGACTTTTAAAGAGGATTGCCCAGACACTAGAAACTCCAAAGTCTTTGATATCATAGATGAGATGGTAGATTATGGATGTGCAGTTGATGCTTATGATCCATGGATCGAAGAAAAAGATGTGGATCAGAAAAACTATGCCTTCATCAGTGACCCTATAAAAGAAAATAAAAAGTATGATGCTATTATCGTCGCCGTAGGACATAAAGAGTTTAAAGCACTTGAACACAGTAAATTGGAACAAGTTAGTGCAGGCGAACCTGTACTGATAGATATCAAAGGTATTATTGATAATCCTACTTGGAGACTATAA
- a CDS encoding bifunctional 2-polyprenyl-6-hydroxyphenol methylase/3-demethylubiquinol 3-O-methyltransferase UbiG, giving the protein MNQDQDRIKSTIKYYNRAAQRLIPAYDSAKMSIFYNILLNNLTHGSKILDIGFGSGRDLAFLRDEEFEIWGADPSQQFVDHAKKRFEDISDHFFNTSLPNLNLPKELEYSFDSIILIAVWMHLPKSTYESSIKSLCSFLKPGGKIILSYSITARAEISDRYFENIDTTLLEALFEEYECKKISKNTNKDGLEEREITWVTEVYSYDKL; this is encoded by the coding sequence ATGAACCAAGATCAAGACCGTATAAAGTCCACTATCAAATATTATAATCGAGCTGCTCAAAGACTTATACCAGCCTATGATTCTGCAAAAATGTCAATTTTTTATAATATATTACTCAATAACCTTACACACGGATCAAAAATATTAGATATTGGATTTGGATCTGGGAGAGATCTTGCATTTTTAAGAGATGAAGAATTTGAAATCTGGGGTGCTGATCCCTCACAGCAATTTGTAGACCATGCTAAAAAACGTTTTGAAGATATCTCTGATCATTTCTTTAATACTTCTCTACCTAATCTTAATCTACCAAAAGAATTAGAGTACTCTTTTGATAGTATCATCCTTATAGCAGTTTGGATGCATTTACCCAAAAGTACGTATGAGTCATCTATTAAATCACTCTGTTCTTTCTTGAAACCTGGTGGAAAGATAATACTTAGCTACAGCATTACAGCAAGAGCAGAAATAAGTGATCGTTACTTTGAAAATATAGACACTACATTACTTGAAGCACTTTTTGAAGAATATGAGTGTAAGAAAATCTCTAAAAACACCAATAAAGATGGTCTTGAGGAAAGAGAGATTACATGGGTAACAGAGGTTTATAGTTATGATAAGCTTTGA
- a CDS encoding HNH endonuclease domain-containing protein, whose protein sequence is MISFESLSQINKIIEQDKISSTYKFALLKNTIDVCQRYDHLIKIEGSQANLPLGLIIEGWIFDYFPFVFNRIRQQNSGRVLNKQIESIYAELFEYMKLYPEKTSWQDAYAKVYMKYLSMELDAIQSSLLIKLSKEMAKTITQMPMKYSGEEKYEIYLPESKTFGKISKTEKFNREFLIENFGKFTIKKDHYHIFRYMGQSLYGNSTIARRWRETTYKLNQNNFATDKVDAMIYKTIFSDRNTTVGRKYLPDECQCVWSGKKLHQGKYDIDHVLPYSVWFNNDLWNLLPCDPKVNAKKSDKIPSPELILKQSDLIVSYWEMYEEKAKELFEYQIKSSLMSAEDKVINKIKLIEALSEKSNYLISQRGYSAFSL, encoded by the coding sequence ATGATAAGCTTTGAATCACTTAGCCAAATCAACAAAATCATCGAACAAGATAAAATCTCAAGTACTTACAAGTTTGCACTATTGAAAAATACTATAGATGTCTGTCAACGTTATGATCATCTTATCAAGATCGAAGGAAGTCAAGCAAATCTTCCTTTGGGATTAATAATAGAAGGGTGGATCTTTGACTACTTTCCATTTGTATTTAACCGCATACGTCAACAAAACAGTGGTCGAGTACTCAATAAACAAATTGAATCCATCTATGCTGAACTATTTGAATATATGAAACTCTATCCTGAAAAAACTTCTTGGCAAGATGCGTATGCAAAAGTTTATATGAAGTACCTTTCGATGGAGCTTGATGCTATTCAATCCTCATTATTAATAAAATTATCTAAAGAGATGGCAAAAACCATTACTCAAATGCCAATGAAGTACTCTGGTGAAGAAAAATATGAAATTTATTTGCCAGAAAGTAAAACCTTTGGGAAAATATCCAAAACAGAAAAATTCAATAGAGAGTTTCTAATTGAGAACTTTGGAAAATTCACTATCAAAAAAGATCATTATCATATCTTTCGATATATGGGTCAAAGCCTCTATGGAAACTCTACTATTGCCAGACGTTGGAGAGAAACTACCTACAAACTCAATCAAAATAATTTTGCCACCGATAAAGTAGATGCAATGATTTATAAAACCATTTTTTCAGACAGGAACACTACTGTTGGAAGAAAATATCTACCAGATGAATGTCAATGTGTGTGGAGTGGGAAAAAATTACATCAAGGTAAATATGATATTGATCATGTATTACCTTACTCTGTCTGGTTCAATAATGACCTGTGGAACCTACTTCCTTGTGATCCAAAAGTAAATGCTAAAAAGTCAGATAAGATCCCTTCACCTGAACTCATACTAAAACAAAGTGATTTGATTGTGTCTTATTGGGAAATGTATGAGGAAAAAGCTAAAGAACTTTTTGAATATCAGATCAAATCATCACTAATGTCAGCAGAAGACAAAGTGATAAACAAAATAAAACTGATAGAAGCACTTAGTGAAAAATCAAATTATTTAATTTCACAAAGAGGATATAGTGCTTTCTCTCTTTAA
- a CDS encoding radical SAM protein yields MSDKTENVPKVIFGPIHSRRFGKSLGVDLSPGKKQCNFDCLYCELDPAKTMDTYEDVVSVEEVTTALKAALKEHGDIDFITLTANGEPTLYPYLSELIDEINSFKGTTKTLILSNAANIDVMKVQDALLKLDEVKLSLDCATQKCLHKLDRSHKGIDVENIKAGMLAFKSRYKGPLVIEILIVKTLNDSEEEIVKLNEYLLKLQPTRIDIGTIDRPPAYDVKPVSYEKLLEISHLFDSSLPVYIASRKKAEISASSYSEEEILETLSKRPLTAEDIEALFDEESQKRVEDLLDKKKIKQVSTNGVEFYKKA; encoded by the coding sequence ATGTCTGATAAAACTGAAAACGTGCCAAAGGTGATCTTCGGTCCCATACATTCCAGACGTTTTGGCAAATCCTTAGGGGTTGACCTGAGCCCGGGTAAAAAGCAGTGTAACTTTGACTGTCTCTACTGTGAACTTGACCCGGCCAAGACTATGGATACCTATGAGGATGTCGTGAGTGTGGAGGAGGTGACCACTGCACTGAAAGCAGCACTCAAAGAGCATGGTGACATAGACTTCATCACGCTCACGGCCAACGGTGAACCCACACTCTACCCCTATCTTTCAGAGCTGATAGATGAGATCAACAGCTTCAAAGGCACTACCAAGACACTCATCCTTTCCAATGCAGCCAACATCGATGTTATGAAGGTGCAGGATGCACTCTTGAAACTCGATGAAGTGAAACTCTCTTTGGACTGTGCCACACAAAAGTGTTTGCATAAACTTGACCGTTCCCATAAGGGTATCGATGTAGAGAATATCAAGGCAGGGATGCTGGCCTTCAAAAGCAGATACAAAGGACCGCTCGTTATAGAGATACTCATCGTCAAAACACTCAACGACTCTGAAGAGGAGATTGTCAAGCTCAACGAATACCTGCTGAAACTCCAACCCACACGCATCGACATTGGAACCATAGACAGACCGCCTGCCTATGATGTAAAGCCAGTGAGTTATGAAAAGCTTCTGGAGATCAGTCACCTTTTTGACAGTTCTTTACCGGTCTACATCGCCTCACGAAAAAAAGCAGAGATCTCCGCTTCGAGCTACTCTGAAGAGGAGATCCTCGAGACGCTCTCAAAACGTCCTTTGACGGCAGAAGACATCGAAGCGCTTTTTGATGAAGAGAGCCAAAAAAGAGTCGAAGATCTTCTAGATAAAAAGAAAATAAAGCAAGTTTCAACAAATGGTGTAGAATTTTACAAAAAAGCCTAA